The genome window GAGTTTAATCATTCGATTTAACACACTGACTAAATCGGCCATTGAGGTTTTAGTAAATCATAGCAATTCACGTGTTACAGTTTATAGAATAGCTATCCGATGAAAGAGCTATTCTATCGGATAACTATCAAAGGTTTTAGCCGTTTTAAAATTTATCTGATATTTCATGAGCTAACCTATGAATTCTAGGTGCTGAGACAAATGATATAACTCCAGCAGCTGGCCACGCTAGAAACCACGCGGACATCCAATAGTTGATAAAGCTATTTATCAAACCCATGTTGATATAAGTAACCCAAGCTGACATAAAAAAAGTAAGTACAAAAGACATTAATATTGCGAAAATAAAGCGATGCTTCATCTAAATTTCTCCTATATTCATTTTAAGTGATGGAATATAGTTTATGGGCTTACATATCTGTAGTATATACGTAGAATTAATAATCCCATTTACATATTTGTAAAGACAATGCTTGATAACCTTAAAATTTTTATAACTGTTGCCGAGTTGAAAAGTTTAACGCGTGGAGCAGAGAGCCTTGGGATGACTATTGCCACGGTTTCAAGGCGTTTACACGAGCTAGAGAAAAAACTAGGGTGCGAGTTATGTCATCGTTCTAATAAAGGACTAACTCTTACTAATGCGGGGCAAGTTTATTATGAGGAAACCGCCAGCTTTATACATGAGCTGGATATACGACTTTTAAATTTAGATAATGCCCTCAATAGTTTGAGTGGTGAACTTAAGGTAATGGTTCCTACAAATATCGGTAGCGGGCCCCTTAATGAGTTCTGGCGAAATTTCACTGTTAATAACCCTGATATTTTGCTCAATATTACATTAGGTGACCCAGATGACGATGTAATCTCTAACCAGATTGATATTGCTATTCGCTCAGGCCCTCAAGAAAATTCATCTCTAGTACAAAAAAAAATCGGCTCGATTAGTTCTGTATTAGTGATATCGCCAAGTTATAAAAAACTTCTACCTAAAACGGTATCTCAATTAAAATCCTGTCCGAGTATTGCTGCTAATTTATTCAAAGACTGGGCTTTAACAAATGACGAAGAAAAGTATATTTACCCCAAAAAGCATAATCATATAAGTAACGATATGAGCATTACTTTAAACTTGGTCAAGGCTGGATCAGGAATAGCTCTTCTGCCGATGAGTATGGTTTACAATGAAATTGAAAATGGTGAAGTAGAGCGGGTATTGCCCTTATGGAGTGGCGAACCACGCGAAATATCACTTCTGTGGCCAAAAAAAAGAGCGTTATCAAAACGAGCAATAAAATTTCGAGATGAGTTAATTGCATTTCTGGAAAAACAAAAATGGTTTAATGTGAATTTTTAGCATTGAGGTTGCACTTCCATTTTGTCCCTGTGCGCTATCTTCATCTATATCAGACTCTGAAATCGGGTCTGGCATAGGTGCAGATTTAAGCATCGTTCTGTTCTGATACTTCCAAGATATTGTCAATTCTAACAGTGCTCTTTAGTTTTCTATGGTCAAGTAGAAGCTAACAGGCTCTTAAATTTTTAATCTTTTTATATTAGTGATGGCTTAGTTCCGCTTAGAGCGAAAAATCAGACATTAGAATAGGTAGAAATTTAGCCCTTAAATCGTAAATACTGAAATTCTACCGATTACTTTATTTGCGTACTGACAATGCCTATTTGTCAACGACAAACTAAAGAGTAACTTTAAATTAATATGTCATTGTATGGTTGTATTTTATGTCAGTGAATGGTTGCAGGTTATCTATAAGTGATTGATATATTTATCCAGTGCTTGTCATGCTTTGCATGCAGCGACAATTTACCCCTGTAAGAATCGTTATATTGGGTTTGATCATAGGATCTAGCCTTTTGAATCTAGGATCTTATTACATTTTCATGTTAGAATTTGCGCAATTTTTTGGCATAGCAAAGTAGCACAGTAATGATCTTAGATGATATTCGCATTGTTTTAGTTAACACGTCACATTCCGGCAATATTGGTTCGGCGGCTCGCGCCATGAAAACCATGGGTTTATCAAAACTTTATTTAGTTGATCCTGCTTGCGAAATAGACAGCCAAGCAAGTGCATTAGCTGCAGGCGCAACTGATGTTTTAGGCAATGCAGTTATTGTAGGTACCGTTGAAGAAGCTATCGCTGACTGTACATTAACGATTGGCACAAGTGCGCGTTCTCGTACGCTTTCGTGGCCAATGGTTGAACCACGTGAATGTGGTGAAAAGCTCGTTGCTGAAGCCGTAAATGGTCCTGTAGCGCTAGTATTTGGTCGTGAAAACAGTGGTTTAACTAATGAAGAATTACAGCTTTGTAATTACCATGTATGTATTCCTGCTAACCCAGAGTACAGCTCGCTTAATTTAGCTATGGCCGTACAAACACTTAGCTACGAAACTCGCATGGCATTTTTAAATCAACAACCTAAAAAGGTTGAAGAAGACGATGCAGTTTACCCAAGCTCAAAGCAAATAGAGCTGTTTTATGATCACCTTGAAGACACGTTGTTTAAAACAGGTTTTATCATCAAGCAACACCCTGGTTTAGTTATGACTAAATTACGCCGTTTGTTTAACCGAGCTCACCCTGAAGATGCTGAAATGAATATTTTACGCGGTATTCTCACCTCAATTAATAAGGCTATCCCTAAGTAACTTAGGTATAGCTATTAGTTATAAAAGACCTAGACTAATTAACGCGCTAATACTTGACTAAATTACTCAGGTAATTACAATGGCTGTAATACTTGACTAAATTACTCAGGTAATTACAATGGCTGTAATACTTGACCAAAGAGGTCAAGTATTGAAAGTTTGTTAACTCTACAATTTAAAAAGTAAGAGTTTATAAATCAAATTTTTATCAAGTGATAATACTTGACTAATTTACTCTGATAATTAAAATTTGCACTCTTTTGTGCAGGGGGCGTTATGAAGTTAACATCAAAAGGCAGATATGCCGTTACAGCTATGCTGGATGTTGCACTACACACAGGTGTAGGTCCTGTAGCCCTTGCTGATATTTCACAAAGACAAGAAATTTCTTTGTCTTACCTTGAACAATTATTTGCTCGTTTACGTAAAAATGGCCTAGTAAGTTCTGTTCGTGGACCTGGTGGTGGTTATTTACTAGGGCGTGAAGCGAGCGTTATCTCTGTTGGCGATATTATTAGCGCCGTAGACGAATCGGTCGATGCTACACGTTGCCAAGGTGCCGATACCGGCTGTCAGAGTGGTATGCGTTGTTTAACACATAATTTGTGGTCAGACCTAAGCGCACGCATAGAAGAATTTTTGAATAATATTACCCTTGCTGAATTGGTGGAAAAATCAGATGTGAAAGAAATAGCATCGCGCCAAGATAACAGTATTAATAATGCAATTAAGCAGTTGGAAAACATTCAAGTAAGCTGTCAACTTTAAGGTTGACCTGCAGCGGAGAGAGAAATGAAGTTACCGATTTATTTAGATTACGCAGCGACCACGCCTGTTGACGAACGTGTTGCTAAAGAAATGATGCAATGCCTGACAATGGACGGTAAGTTTGGTAATCCTGCGTCACGCTCACACCGTTTTGGTTGGCAAGCAGAAGAAGCTGTTGACCAAGCACGTACAGATATTGCTGATTTAATTAATGCAGACCCACGTGAAATTGTTTTCACATCGGGTGCAACAGAATCAAATAACCTTGCTATTAAAGGTGCTGCACAGTTTTACAAGAAAAAAGGTAAGCACGTTATTACCGCTAAAACTGAGCATAAAGCAGTAATCGACACATGTCGTGAGCTTGAGCGCCAAGGTTTTGAAGTAACTTATATGGACGTTGAAGAAAACGGCCTACTTGATTTACAAAAACTTGCCGACACAATGCGTGACGACACAGTACTTGTAAGCATCATGCACGTTAATAACGAGCTAGGTGTAATTCAAGATATCGCGACTATTGGCGAAATGTGTCGCGAACGTAAAATTATGTTCCACGTAGATGCCGCGCAAAGCGCGGGTAAAGTATTAATCGACGTGCAACAGCTTAAAGTTGATTTTATGTCGTTCTCTGCACATAAAGTGTATGGCCCTAAAGGTGTTGGCGCACTTTACGTTCGTCGTAAACCACGTGCTCGTCTTGAAGCGCAAATGCACGGTGGCGGACATGAACGCGGTATGCGCTCTGGTACACTAGCTACTCACCAATTAGTGGGTATGGGTACAGCGTTTAAAATTGCTAAGCAAGATTTCGAAAAAGATCACGCACACATCAGCGCCTTACGTAATCGTTTAATCGACGGCATTATGGCTGATATGGACGAAGTATACTTTAACGGCACGCAAGACCAATCAGTACCTGGCATTGTAAACATCAGCTTTAACTTTGTTGAAGGTGAGTCGTTACTTATGGCAGTAAAAGACATTGCAGTATCGTCAGGTTCAGCCTGTACATCTGCAAGCTTAGAGCCTTCTTATGTATTACGTGCACTTGGCCGTAACGACGAATTAGCACATAGCTCAATTCGTTTTAGTATTGGTCGCTTTACTACCGAAGAAGAGATTGATTACACCGTCGAATTAATGAAAAACTCTATCGGTCGCCTACGTGAGATGTCTCCACTTTGGGAGATGCATCAAGAAGGTATTGATTTAGATTCAGTTGAATGGGCTCACCACTAATAGTGTGAGCACATACCCTAGCAGGTAATGAGGATAGAATAATGGCTTATAGTGATAAAGTAATCGACCACGTAGAAAACCCACGTAACGTAGGTACTCTAGATAAGAATGATCCGTCAGTGGCAACGGGTATGGTAGGCGCACCAGCATGTGGTGACGTAATGAAATTGCAAATTAAAGTATCTGCCGAAGGCGTTATTGAAGATGCAAAATTCAAAACCTACGGTTGTGGTAGCGCAATTGCTTCATCTTCACTTGTAACAGAGTGGGTTAAAGGCAAAACGCTAGACGAAGCAGCGACAATTAAAAACACTGATATCAGTGCAGAGCTTGAATTACCACCAGTGAAAATTCACTGTTCAATTTTAGCCGAAGACGCAATTCAAGCAGCAATTGCAGACTACAAAAGCAAACAAGCGAAGTAAGAAGAGAAACTCATGGCAGTGACATTGACAGATGCGGCAGCAAACCGCGTACAATCATTTTTAGCAAACCGCGGTAAAGGTTTAGGCCTGCGCGTTGGCATTAAAACGACGGGCTGTTCAGGTCTTGCTTATGTACTTGAGTTTGTTGACGATTTAAACGAAGACGATGAAACTTTTGCGGCTAAAGGTGTCACATTAATTGTTGACGCTAAAAGCTTAGTTTACATCGATGGCACAGAGCTCGACTACACTAAAGAAGGCTTAAATGAAGGGTTTAAATTTAGAAACCCGAATCAAGCAGATGAGTGTGGTTGTGGCGAAAGCTTTACCGTTTAAGCTTTAAATATTTTTGTAGTATAAATAAGCCCTGCCAGTAAATGTAGGGCTTTGTT of Pseudoalteromonas arctica A 37-1-2 contains these proteins:
- a CDS encoding DUF2798 domain-containing protein, producing MKHRFIFAILMSFVLTFFMSAWVTYINMGLINSFINYWMSAWFLAWPAAGVISFVSAPRIHRLAHEISDKF
- a CDS encoding LysR family transcriptional regulator: MLDNLKIFITVAELKSLTRGAESLGMTIATVSRRLHELEKKLGCELCHRSNKGLTLTNAGQVYYEETASFIHELDIRLLNLDNALNSLSGELKVMVPTNIGSGPLNEFWRNFTVNNPDILLNITLGDPDDDVISNQIDIAIRSGPQENSSLVQKKIGSISSVLVISPSYKKLLPKTVSQLKSCPSIAANLFKDWALTNDEEKYIYPKKHNHISNDMSITLNLVKAGSGIALLPMSMVYNEIENGEVERVLPLWSGEPREISLLWPKKRALSKRAIKFRDELIAFLEKQKWFNVNF
- the trmJ gene encoding tRNA (cytosine(32)/uridine(32)-2'-O)-methyltransferase TrmJ, which produces MILDDIRIVLVNTSHSGNIGSAARAMKTMGLSKLYLVDPACEIDSQASALAAGATDVLGNAVIVGTVEEAIADCTLTIGTSARSRTLSWPMVEPRECGEKLVAEAVNGPVALVFGRENSGLTNEELQLCNYHVCIPANPEYSSLNLAMAVQTLSYETRMAFLNQQPKKVEEDDAVYPSSKQIELFYDHLEDTLFKTGFIIKQHPGLVMTKLRRLFNRAHPEDAEMNILRGILTSINKAIPK
- the iscR gene encoding Fe-S cluster assembly transcriptional regulator IscR — its product is MKLTSKGRYAVTAMLDVALHTGVGPVALADISQRQEISLSYLEQLFARLRKNGLVSSVRGPGGGYLLGREASVISVGDIISAVDESVDATRCQGADTGCQSGMRCLTHNLWSDLSARIEEFLNNITLAELVEKSDVKEIASRQDNSINNAIKQLENIQVSCQL
- a CDS encoding IscS subfamily cysteine desulfurase — its product is MKLPIYLDYAATTPVDERVAKEMMQCLTMDGKFGNPASRSHRFGWQAEEAVDQARTDIADLINADPREIVFTSGATESNNLAIKGAAQFYKKKGKHVITAKTEHKAVIDTCRELERQGFEVTYMDVEENGLLDLQKLADTMRDDTVLVSIMHVNNELGVIQDIATIGEMCRERKIMFHVDAAQSAGKVLIDVQQLKVDFMSFSAHKVYGPKGVGALYVRRKPRARLEAQMHGGGHERGMRSGTLATHQLVGMGTAFKIAKQDFEKDHAHISALRNRLIDGIMADMDEVYFNGTQDQSVPGIVNISFNFVEGESLLMAVKDIAVSSGSACTSASLEPSYVLRALGRNDELAHSSIRFSIGRFTTEEEIDYTVELMKNSIGRLREMSPLWEMHQEGIDLDSVEWAHH
- the iscU gene encoding Fe-S cluster assembly scaffold IscU, which translates into the protein MAYSDKVIDHVENPRNVGTLDKNDPSVATGMVGAPACGDVMKLQIKVSAEGVIEDAKFKTYGCGSAIASSSLVTEWVKGKTLDEAATIKNTDISAELELPPVKIHCSILAEDAIQAAIADYKSKQAK
- the iscA gene encoding iron-sulfur cluster assembly protein IscA is translated as MAVTLTDAAANRVQSFLANRGKGLGLRVGIKTTGCSGLAYVLEFVDDLNEDDETFAAKGVTLIVDAKSLVYIDGTELDYTKEGLNEGFKFRNPNQADECGCGESFTV